The Falco naumanni isolate bFalNau1 chromosome 1, bFalNau1.pat, whole genome shotgun sequence genome window below encodes:
- the AFMID gene encoding kynurenine formamidase isoform X1 has protein sequence MGGWRDMPAEVLEEQYSPSRWSPRLGTDAVIQAHLAATAAGTQRARDGAQTSLHVPYGDGEGEKLDIYFPMEPSGTFPVLVYIHGGYWQCLSKEESGFMVPPLVSQGVAVVAVGYDIAPKGRMDTMVLQVRRSLAFLVEQYPGIRGIYLCGHSAGAHLAAMVLSTDWMEYGVVLDIKGAVLVSGVYDLEPILHTYVNDVLNMSWEVAQRNSPMLYIAPPGPAAAACEVLVAVAQHDSPEFRRQSQEYGQALRAAGWSVSLLDLAGMDHFDIIEKLSEDSYVLTQVILNMISRA, from the exons ATGGGGGGATGGCGGGACATGCCGGCGGAG gtgctggaggagcagtACTCCCCCAGCCGCTGGTCCCCCCGTCTGGGCACGGACGCCGTCATCCAGGCCCACCTGGCGGCGACGGCGGCAG GAACGCAGCGGGCCCGGGACGGTGCGCAGACCTCGCTGCACGTCCCCTACGGCGACGGGGAGGGGGAGAAACTGGACATCTATTTTCCTATGGAACCTTCTGGAA CCTTCCCGGTCCTGGTCTACATCCACGGCGGATACTGGCAGTGCCTGAG TAAAGAGGAGTCGGGGTTCATGGTCCCCCCACTGGTGTCGCAGGGTGTGGCGGTGGTGGCCGTGGGTTATGACATAGCCCCCAAAG GCCGCATGGACACCATGGTGCTGCAGGTGCGGCGCAGCCTTGCCTTCCTGGTGGAGCAGTACCCCGGCATCag AGGCATTTACCTGTGCGGACACTCAGCAGGGGCACACCTGGCAGCCATGGTGCTGTCCACGGACTGGATGGAATATGGAGTGGTGCTGGATATCAAAG gagctgtgctggtgagCGGTGTGTACGACCTGGAGCCCATCCTGCACACCTATGTCAATGATGTGCTGAACATGAGCTG GGAGGTTGCCCAGAGGAACAGCCCTATGCTGTACATTGCTCCACCAGGGCCTGCAGCTGCGGCCTGCGAGGTGCTCGTGGCTGTGGCCCAGCACGACTCGCCGGAGTTTCGCAGGCAGTCACAGGAGTACGGCCAG GCCCTGCGTGCAGCCGGCTGGTCTGTCTCCCTGCTGGATCTTGCCGGCATGGATCACTTTGACATCATTGAGAAGCTGTCAGAGGACAGCTATGTTCTCACGCAG GTGATTCTGAATATGATTTCAAGAGCTTGA
- the AFMID gene encoding kynurenine formamidase isoform X2 has product MGGWRDMPAEVLEEQYSPSRWSPRLGTDAVIQAHLAATAAGTQRARDGAQTSLHVPYGDGEGEKLDIYFPMEPSGTFPVLVYIHGGYWQCLSKEESGFMVPPLVSQGVAVVAVGYDIAPKGRMDTMVLQVRRSLAFLVEQYPGIRGIYLCGHSAGAHLAAMVLSTDWMEYGVVLDIKGAVLVSGVYDLEPILHTYVNDVLNMSWACSCGLRGARGCGPARLAGVSQAVTGVRPGPACSRLVCLPAGSCRHGSL; this is encoded by the exons ATGGGGGGATGGCGGGACATGCCGGCGGAG gtgctggaggagcagtACTCCCCCAGCCGCTGGTCCCCCCGTCTGGGCACGGACGCCGTCATCCAGGCCCACCTGGCGGCGACGGCGGCAG GAACGCAGCGGGCCCGGGACGGTGCGCAGACCTCGCTGCACGTCCCCTACGGCGACGGGGAGGGGGAGAAACTGGACATCTATTTTCCTATGGAACCTTCTGGAA CCTTCCCGGTCCTGGTCTACATCCACGGCGGATACTGGCAGTGCCTGAG TAAAGAGGAGTCGGGGTTCATGGTCCCCCCACTGGTGTCGCAGGGTGTGGCGGTGGTGGCCGTGGGTTATGACATAGCCCCCAAAG GCCGCATGGACACCATGGTGCTGCAGGTGCGGCGCAGCCTTGCCTTCCTGGTGGAGCAGTACCCCGGCATCag AGGCATTTACCTGTGCGGACACTCAGCAGGGGCACACCTGGCAGCCATGGTGCTGTCCACGGACTGGATGGAATATGGAGTGGTGCTGGATATCAAAG gagctgtgctggtgagCGGTGTGTACGACCTGGAGCCCATCCTGCACACCTATGTCAATGATGTGCTGAACATGAGCTG GGCCTGCAGCTGCGGCCTGCGAGGTGCTCGTGGCTGTGGCCCAGCACGACTCGCCGGAGTTTCGCAGGCAGTCACAGGAGTACGGCCAG GCCCTGCGTGCAGCCGGCTGGTCTGTCTCCCTGCTGGATCTTGCCGGCATGGATCACTTTGA
- the TK1 gene encoding thymidine kinase, cytosolic: MNCLTVPGVHPGSPSRPRGQIQVIFGPMFSGKSTELMRRVRRFQLAQHRCLLVKYTKDTRYCSSGVSTHDKNIMEALPACLLKDVYQEALSSAVIGIDEGQFFPDIVEFCEMMANAGKTVIVAALDGTFQRKAFGSILNLVPLAESVVKLNAVCMECYREASYTKRLGAEREVEVIGGADKYHSVCRTCYFRKRPQQPGLENKENMPLGVKQLDMAASRKIFAS, translated from the exons ATGAACTGCCTCACGGTGCCCGGCGTCCACCCGGGCTCGCCCAGCCGCCCGCGCGGGCAGATCCAG GTGATCTTCGGACCCATGTTCTCTGGGAAGAG CACGGAGCTCATGCGGCGGGTGCGGCGGTTCCAGCTTGCTCAGCACCGGTGCCTGCTGGTGAAGTACACCAAGGACACGCGCTACTGCAGCTCTGGCGTCTCTACACACGACAA GAACATCATGgaggccctgccagcctgccttcTCAAGGACGTGTACCAGGAGGCACTGAGCTCTGCGGTCATCGGCATTGACGAGGGCCAGTTT TTCCCAGACATCGTGGAGTTCTGTGAGATGATGGCCAATGCTGGGAAAACTGTCATTGTTGCTGCTCTTGATGGGACTTTTCAGAGAAAG GCCTTTGGGAGCATCCTGAACCTGGTGCCGCTGGCAGAGAGCGTGGTGAAGCTGAACGCCGTGTGCATGGAGTGCTACAGAGAAGCCTCCTACACAAagaggctgggagcagagagggag GTTGAAGTGATTGGAGGAGCAGACAAGTACCACTCTGTCTGCCGAACCTGCTACTTCCGCAAGAGGCCTCAGCAGCCTGGGTTGGAAAACAAGGAGAACATGCCTCTGGGGGTGAAGCAACTGGACATGGCGGCCTCCCGGAAGATCTTTGCTTCTTGA
- the SYNGR2 gene encoding synaptogyrin-2 has translation MEGGSGGAYGAAKAGGAFDLGRFVQQPQVLARIVSAVFALVVFSCLVGEGYTNIPSSSQLFCIFNHNEDACRYGIGISILALLACIFFFMVDIYFPQISNTTDRKYLVLADLGFSGLWTFLWFIGFCFLTNQWAWTQAKDVYVGADSARAAITFSFFSIFTWGLLIAFAYKRYKMGVEDFAHNYVDPTPEVSTPYSSYPNISHESYQQPPFTHTAEAPEGYQPPPVY, from the exons ATGGAGGGTGGCAGCGGCGGCGCGTACGGGGCGGCCAAGGCCGGCGGGGCATTCGACCTGGGCCGCTTCGTGCAGCAGCCGCAGGTCCTGGCGCGGATCGTCAGCGCG GTCTTCGCCCTGGTCGTCTTCTCCTGCCTGGTCGGGGAGGGCTATACCAACATCCCCAGCTCCTCGCAGCTCTTCTGCATCTTCAACCACAACGAGGACGCCTGCCGCTACGGCATCGGCATCAGCATCCTCGCCCTCCTCGCCTGCATCTTCTTCTTCATGGTGGACATCTACTTCCCCCAGATCAGCAACACCACTGACCGCAAGTACCTGGTCCTGGCAGATCTCGGCTTCTCAG gcCTCTGGACGTTCCTGTGGTTCATTGGCTTTTGTTTCTTGACCAACCAGTGGGCCTGGACGCAAGCCAAGGACGTGTACGTAGGGGCTGACTCGGCCCGCGCTGCCATCACCTTCAGCTTCTTCTCCATCTTCACCTGG GGCCTCCTGATCGCCTTCGCTTACAAAAGGTACAAAATGGGGGTGGAGGACTTTGCTCACAACTATGTCGACCCCACCCCAGAAGTTTCGACTCCCTACTCCAGCTACCCCAACATCAGCCACGAGAGCTACCAGCAGCCACCTTTCACCCACACGGCAGAAGCCCCAGAGGGTTACCAGCCCCCACCGGTGTACTGA